The window CGTAGATGCTGGCTGAGACACACATTGCTTTCCGTATTTCAGCGCCACGAATGTCTTTATACCAAGCATTCGCTGTTCCCTGCTGCTCTGTTTTGTCGGTATGTGGAGTTGCTATGGCGGAGAGTCCATAGTACACAGGAGACAGGAGGCTTGACTGGTTTAACAATGACAGAACAGCAAGTTGTACAACAAAGCCATTGTAAGTACTGGAAGATCTTTGAGGGTTATCAGTCTGCAGCTCCATCTTTGTGATAACAGATTTGACTGATGTCCTTGGTTCTTTGACCACTATTGGACTTAGTGGTGGCCAGCGTCAAAGAGCCAATTCAATAGTCAAAGAAATTTTGTAAATGTCTTTCCGGAAACTTTGCTGTTTTTTTATCTCAttttcggggggggggggggttaaaGACTGGCTGGACAAAAAAGCCAGGCATATTTTcaagaaagaaacaaaagGGGTAAACAGAATAGTGTAGCTCACTGTTATGAAGGGCTAAGCTATCCATGTGGCCTTGTGGTTGGGAGCAGACCATAAAGCCCAAAGCTAAGATTCAAAGTTATTGATTTGATCTCTATAGTCGGGTGTATGGCTGTGAAGTATCACATTGACATCAGTTGGTGCATCTCCTGGCCAAGGTTTGAGCTACCACCTTGCCCGCGTAGAAGTTTTCACGTGTACAGACCCAGCATCATGGCCTGCATGGGGCTGACTCTACTATCAACCAGCATGGGTATGGACCTAAAAGTTGTGTCTCTGGATACCTATTCCCCTAAAAGCCTTAGAGTTCTCTTGCCCCCTTCACCAAAAGTGATGAAGCGCCTTGTTCATGTACCTGCGTTTCGTATGTTTAATTGCTGGAGAtcgtcctcccctccccctctggCTTATTTCAGTATTTGAACTCATCTGTTACAGCTAGGAAGGGCCTCAACTGACCATTGGTATGAGAGAGTAATAATCAAAGAGTGTGAGAACTGCTCCATATGTTTAAACAACGCCGTGATGACTGCTGCAGGCGAGCTGTTTGAGTTGATCCCAGGGTAATGCGCTGGAGACCAGCTGCAGCGCAGTTGGCGGCAGACCACTCGAAAGTCGTTTTCTATTTCGAGAGAGAGACCAACCTGAACAATATACCTATACCTCACACCTTGCTTCGGTAATTGAATCAATCTGCTATGGGTAAACTCGTGGCGCCTTTTTCATGGCCCCAGAGCCAAGCCACTGTGAAAAGCATGCCATCCAACATCCAGCGGTCCACTAACCACCAACATACGATTGGGGGTCTTGCCAAGCCAACGGCGTCTAGCCATCGACATACAGAGCAGCACATGCCCACTCGGACTGACTCTTCCTCTAGTAGCTCCGCTCAGCCGGACTTCCCGCAAGGGTGGGGCCGGGATCCGGAAGGAGACCCCGTGGCAGCTACCAGCccaggcgacggcggacgcCCTCCATCAGTGCTGCTAGGACTAAAAAATAAGTCACTGACCAAGTGTAACCGACGGTGTCAAGATCGCCACTGTTTTCACAGATCCTAGAACACAAAAACAAGAAATAGAGCCTCCAGTCTCCCCTAACACCACCCTGCCTGATATTGGCATCGTCTCTATTGCATCTCCAGCGCTTCCGGAATGTTGTATGTCTTGACCTAGATACCTGGTAAACTCTGGCAACGCGAAATGTGTGACACTTCGGACGAGTAGAGTGTCGTCTATGCTGGCGCCAACGGCCGCCGCGTCTCCTACACATTGGGCCTCCTCTGGCGGTGGGCCGGCGTCCAGCAacgacaacgccgacgaACACGCCGCTACATAGCGGCTCGGCGGTCGGCTCAGTCTCCCAGCCTGTTTCTCACAGTGCTTATAAGCACTCGTTCAGTGTATGTGCGGGTGACTTCAAGCCTCCATCTTGACTCTGTGGGACAAGTCGCAGATGCTTCCATATGCATGAGCACCACAGGCTTCCTGATGTGCTAAGCTGTCAACTAGTTCTACATGGATGGTGCGCACCACCTGAGATTTCATATCCTTGGTGCCGTGCGTGCCTTTAGCCGCTCATGAGCTCTGTTCTCTCATGCCACTGCCGAGGGGTCTCCAACCACATTCAAGCCGGAACTTTATCGAGCTACGACTCGTCTACTTCCACAGGTGGCACTGATATACTGGTCCAGAtaggcgaggacggcaccaGGCTTCACTCTCAGTCGAGCTCTGCACTACCCAAGAGTGCCGAGTGCGCCTCCCGTCCCCGGTGATCAGATGCGCAAACACACTCTCCGGCTGCCCACCCACACTATATGACGAAATGAATATAAAAGAGAGGGAACCAAACGGGGAGATGGTGAGCTTGCTTCCATCCGTCAATCGCGCATCAAACGCGCTCCTGTCATCGTCTGTCGTCACGAAGATCCGTTCAGGATACGCCATGCTCCCCAAGAACGACGTCGAAGAGACCGCGCGcccggcctcgcccgccgcggaGTACTCTCCCGGTGGCGACAGCCCAGGTTAATGAGGACGATGGTATCACGGCCTTCGcacagcggcagcagcagcagcagcagcatcaggACCCGCTCAGGGCCAACCTCCACCGGACGACCTACACCGGTGCCCTCCTTTTTAACCTCGCCTCCTTCATCCTGCCCGCCCTCTACGGCACCCTCTCCAAGCTCTGGGTCGCCAACATCGACGCCTCGctcgtcgtcaccaccgACGCCTACATCTacatcggcgtcgtcgccgaggtcctcaaTGAGGGCCTTCCACGCGCCGCCTGggtcatcatcggcgacaaCGTCTCCCGTTCCCTCGCCCAGCGGCTGCGCCTCACCCACACCCTCGTCCTTTTCCAGTCCGTCCTGGGTCTCATCATGAgcctcgccttcgtcgccggcgcgcGCACCTTTGCCAAGGGCTTTGTCCCCGTCGAGGTCCGCAACGTGAGGGTCACTTACATCCGCATTGGCGCCTTCGGCGCCTTCAgcagcgccgtcgagacCGCCGTCTCGTCCGCCACGAGGGCGCTCGACCGGCCTGGCGTGCCGCTGATCATCAGCTCCGTCAAATTCGCCGTCAATATCGTTTTGGACCTGCTGCTCATCTCCAAGGTCCATGTCGGCTCGCACCAGCCCACGGTCAACATGCAGGTCGGCATCCAGCTCGTCTGTAATCTCGCCTCAGCCCTACTCGGCTTGGCATATTTCCTCTGGAGGACCACACTTCAGTACCAGAAGCGGCGTCGGGTCGTTGGCCGCGGTGAATGGGagacgacgcggccgagCGTGAGGACGCTCTAtatcctcctccgccccGGCGCCCTGACCTTCATCGAGTCGGCGGTCCGCAACGCCTTCTACCTATGGCTCATCAGCAACATGGTATCCATGGGTTCGACTTACGCGACGGCATAGGGCGTATTCAATACCATCCGTTGGGGTCTCATCATGGTCCCCGTCCAGGCCCTTGAGCAGACGTCGCTGGCCTTTGTCGGCCACGCATGGGGTGCCTGGAGACGCGCCATAGGCGTCGAGACGCTGCAGCCCAACGCCGGCAAGGGCGCCATCATCAAGATCGTCAGGCCGACCGTTAAGTCtctcgtcatcgccctcgccatcgaggTACCCATGTGCCTGTTCCTGACTTACTTCGGCGCTCGTCCCTTCGCGCGCTACCTGAGCGGCTccgacgaggtcgccgaaGTGACGGCTATAATGTGGCGGAGCCTCGACTGGTGCTACATCTTCTATGCCATGTTGACGATGCTGGCGACTGTCTTGCTTGCGACGCGACCGCGCTGGTAACTCAGGCAGAGCTTGGCAAGCAACCTGCTCTACGTGCTACCGTGGGCGATTGTGTGCCAGACAGCAAACCTGTCTGCCGACAGGGCTTGGACTTATCATAGCCTGGTATTCGGGGGCAGTCTTGTTTTCAGTTTCGTTGATGTCCTTGCTGTAGATGGTCTCTGGGCATGGTCTCTCATCACTGGGCGGATGAAATTGGACGAGTTTAGGGGATGAATGAGGTCTTGTCGGGGATTGGCGTTGAGCATCACGTAGCTGGAATATTCTAGCTATTGTTCAGTCCCGTGGTCTATTTTCATCATGTTTAGTCAGTTAGTGTCTTTGCCCAGCATAACAATTAACTGTCTCTTCTTGATAGCACATACAGTTGATGTGCCTTTCATTTTCGAACTGCCCAGCAAAGAACTTTCTATATTCAATAACATGATACAGTGGAACATATGTTAACAATGATCTGGTCAGCAGTGCTCTTTTGGTTCAATTTCAGGAAAGCATCTCTGAAGCCATCCATTCCAAGACAGATAAGACAGCGCAGTCTCTTCTAAAACTAGATGTCGCTCTCGTCAGCCATCCCAATGAGTAGGTAAATGTAAAACAACCCCATTCTGTGCGCTTTCCCGTTCCTCTGACAGAACCATGTTGCCCAATACTCCATAACTCTGTGTCCAAGAATGGCATGCATCTGTTGTCCCTAGCCCTCCCCCTGTACCGGTTCAACCCCCGATCAACAGTCAGATCCATATGACTGGCACCTAATGAAACCGCAGCCACAGGCTCAGCGATGAACTGGACAATCCCCAATGGATTCCACCCATACATATAGCtcaaaaaaacaacaaaaatAACACTGTACTACAGCAACACCAAACAAGCTCAAACCTTTGTGGGGCCTTTGTTCGGGGGGCTTGGTGATAATGCCAACATACCCAAAGCAAAGACAAGTACAGAAAAACTCCAAGCAACCGTTGCCCAACGGGCTTTGAAAGCCGTGGGTTGCGCTTACAATATGCAGATTCCTACTCCCTGCTACCACAGCCCCCTCTTGGTGGTGGCATCAGCTCCTTTCCTGCCCTTCCCACTTCCGTTTCGCcctaccaccaccgccaccgccctcgaAGCTCAAGTCAACACTCCACAGCGAGTCCCACACGAtgctcctcttcgtcgggCTTTCGACGCTGACCTCGCTCCTCTGACGCTGCAGCCTCGTGGGCGATCGAGCATTCTGACCGGAATCAGTTAGGGGTTCGTTCGCCCAAAGAGGAGGATCACAGCAATGGAGAGGAGGGATTCAGGGGCCGATGAGGGAATCGATCGTGCTTCGTACCTCGGGCGAGGTGGGCCTCTCGTCACCCGCCTGCGCGGGATGGCCCTCTTCCGCAAGCGGGCTCGAggcctgcccagcctgcccCGAATGCTCGTGTCCATTGGCCGACGATCCAAGAAGGTCCCCGGGCGGGCTCGTCTCCGTTGGCGTATCCGGCGCGACTGCACGGAGCGAGTTGGTTTCGCTGCCCAACGCGTTACCCTTGAGCAGCGCCGCACCTCCGCCAACGGCGAAGGGCAGGGCCTTCTTGGAGTTGGAACTGCTCCGACGGCTCTCGAGACTCTTGCTCAGCGCTTTGCTGACACCTTCAATGCTGTGCGGGTTCGCCCGTTGCTTGTCCTTGCCGTTCGCCTGCGCATGCGTGTGCATGTCCGCCATGGCCTCAACAGTGTTCGCCGCAATCGTGGACTTGCCCAGTCCAGGCGTGGCGGGAGCGCCCGGCTTGTCTTCGTGCGCGTCGATGAGATACCATCGCAAGCCGTCAGAAAGCTGGAACGGGTtatcgtcctcctcgccgttgaccGAATCGTTGTCGGGCAGTTGCTTGTGCAGGCTCTTCGAGAGGTCGACGACACGCTCCTGTATCCGAGTGATGCGAGCAACGAGCCATTCACGAGACCGCAGACGATGCGCGTCGGTCTCGCGCAGGAAGTAGTGAGGGAAGCCCACGTTGAACGCAGCCCAAGCCCCGGCTGTCTGGTTTCTCGTCGGAAGGAACAGAGCGAGGTCCCCTTCCTTAAAGTGCTTAAAGGCAATCTTCTCATGCGAGTCTCGCTGCAGGGTATGCGCCTTCTCCCTGTACGCACGCGCGTCTCGTTGGAGCTTTCGAGCGAGGTGCTCGACATCCTTGACACGCCTGTATACTGTTTCGGCAAACAAGTCCATGTCGAAGCTGCCCAGACGCGTCATGAAGGCTTCGTACTTGTCCGTCTCcgtgtcggtgtcggtgccGTTCATCCAGTACAGCAACTCGAGGTCGGTGCTATCGGCCAAGGTACGACTAATGAGCATGCCAGAGCGACGGATCATTGATTGGCTGGGGTCCGATGAGTCGTTCGCATTGTGCATCTGGCTCGTGGTGCCTCTCTCAGACCGTGGGACCTTCTGTATCGTCATCGTTGAGTTTTGGCGCGTGACCGCGAAACCCAGCCGTTCCAGCAGCCTGCAGAGTCGGTCGTTCTGGGAGTAGAGACGCTGTGTTAggtccttggtcttctcAGACCTAGACTCGAAATGGCTAAAGACGGCCGTGAGCTTGGCTCGGGACTTGTCCATCTTTTCCTTACAAAGCCGAAGCTCCTCTTCAAGGCTACCCACTTGGGATTGCCGGGATGCGAGCTCCTCGGTGAGGGAGCTGATCCGCTCCTGTCCTtcgtccagcttcttccTGAGGCTTTCCGACCCAgtctcgccatcggcaaTCTTGGCGCGAAGTTGATCCAGCTGTTCCCGGCTCTCGGCTGCTTCTTGTTCGAGAGCAGCCACCTTGGCCTTCTCTACATCCAAGTTCTCTCTCAGTTGCCTAGAGCTATCCTCCTCAAGCGCGAGGTTGTCCTTCGTTTCAGAAATCTCTGTCTTCAAAACCTTGGCGTGCTCCTCGGCTTGCTCAAGGTCGGCCTTGAGTATCGATTTGTCGCTCTCCAGGGTCTTCATCTTGGCCGCGACATCTGTAGCCCGGTAGACAAGGGCATCGATGAGATCGTTAAGGTCCTCTGTGATGTCGTCGTTGGGAGACAGCTGGTCGTGAACATCGCGAAGGGCCTTCAGTTGTGTATCAGCGGTGTCCTGGGTTGAACCCAagatcttggccagcttcttcGCCTCGTCGTTGGCCGTTCGGAGCTGCTTATCGAGCGACTCGTTCTGCTCTCTCTGAAGCCGTGCCTCGTTGCGTAGGAATTCGACTTGGCCTTGGGTCTTGAGGGCCTCGTCCTTCTGCTCTTTCTGCAGCCTTTCGACCTCGGCTTCCAGCTCGTGCATCCTCTCAATGTACGTGGCCTTTTCGTTCTCTCTTGACTCGTCAAAGTTCTCaatctcgtcctcggtgtCTTCTATACGCGCCTTGAGTCCCTTGATCTCGTTCTCGAGCGACTTCCGCTCTTCGACGAACTCCCGCTGCAAGGCCTCCATGTTCTCGAGGAGTTCCTTTTTGGTAGAGTTGGCCTCTTCCATCCggcccttgacgtcgtcgtgGGCGGTAGCCCTGACGCTGAGATCCTTTTCGAAAGCTGCAcacttctccttctccgcaTTGAGTTCACGTTCGAGCTGTTGTATCCTTTGCAACTGGATCTCAGAACCCTGCGAAGCTGGCCGGTTGTTGAGTTCGCTTTCGAGTTGCTGTATCCTCAGGTTCAATGCCTCCGAGTTGTCGGGTGATCGACGGTTGTTCAGCTCATTTTCTAGCTGTTGGATCCTCTGCAATAGTGCCTCTGGATGGCCCGTCGCACGATGGTGATCCTCtgagggcgccgtcgacttTATCGAGTTTGTCGAATCATTCCTTTCGTGGCCGAACAAGCCTCCGATGCCAGGCCGAGATGCCGCACTTTGCCTATGGAGCAAGTCCTCCAATCTCCGTACCCTGCTCTCAGCCGTCTTCAGCTTGTTCTCGAGCTTCGATTTGTCATCCTGGAGACTGCGAAGCagatcatcgtcaccgcGGATCATCAAGCCGCTCCGTCCAAGGGCAGCTTCGTGGACACTGCCATTCTTAAAGGCCTTCAGCCTCTTCGACTGCTGCTTCGTGGGGCTGCTCAGCTCATTGACAAGCTTCGTCACGTCGTCAATGATGTCAACTTCGGCCTGTTGTCTCTGAAGGTGCTCCAAGAACTCTTCGAGGTCGCGCTTGGTCATGCTTGGCCAAgtctcttcctcgcccagCAGGTTGACCTCGAGACCCAAGATGTTGGCCTCAACCTTGTCTCGGCCGTACATGCTGCCAACCATCTTATgccacttcctcctcctttttgACTCCTCATCTTGGAATAAGGCCATCTCGTTGGCCAGTGTTGACGAATCTGTCTTGATCTTGTCGGACCACTCACGGCGACGGACTGCTTCGGAGACGAAAGAGGCGTACATGTATGGAAGCTGGTGGATTAGGCGCAGATAATCAAATGTCGTCatgtcgtcttcggcctGGTTTAGAACGCTGATTTGATTCTTAACGCTGCTGTGCAATGTAGTGATCTCAGTAATATTCCGCATGAAGCCGACGGAGTCCGAGGCAATGGCGTTCCGCGCCTGCGTGGCGTAGTTCAGCATATCGTCCATTTCCGCAGCGCGTTTCTTCAAGGTGGGTATCAAACGCGATGTGTGGTTCTCGGCCGTCCGCGACGCCTGGAGGACGTTGGGTTGGGTGTCAGAGTACTCCATCATGACGTGGTAGTCCGTCTGGATCTTTTTGGCCACAGCTTCGAGGTCCTGGAGCAACTGCGCTGCCTCGCCGCTGTGCGTTAAAGCGGATCGGCCCACGAGGTTGTCGAAGTCCCCGATCAGTTGCCGCAGCGCTCCGTACATCCCATCCGCAGCCTTGTCCAGATCGGCGGCTTTGGTGCTGAACTTCTTCAACGATGACGGCGCAAAGCGTCCTGACTTCTTGGCCGTGTCCTGCTCGATTAGGTCTTCGAGCGTcgcctgcttcttcttgagaTCCCGCGACGTCATGAAACGCACCATGGAGGCAGCGATGGGCACGTTGCGCGCAATAGTGAGGTAGTGCTCCCAgttctcggcgagctgctcgTACTCATCCAGTGCGGGCTGCACCCACTTCCGCAGCTCC is drawn from Colletotrichum destructivum chromosome 6, complete sequence and contains these coding sequences:
- a CDS encoding Putative autophagy protein ATG17, whose amino-acid sequence is MATEVLIAHTGQRLQVDTTQFTTLDDLKAWIARQASIPPHQIVALTAQGRGVKLQTLHQETEIYIYDLRISQPTPPGTASSPTSELPLPKRYAIPNAPNYIGNIRVLSEWQALCKERQAWALGIVDDSARMAAEIQERYSEMDVIIKCLDAAVANLEISVKQIEPKYAELRKWVQPALDEYEQLAENWEHYLTIARNVPIAASMVRFMTSRDLKKKQATLEDLIEQDTAKKSGRFAPSSLKKFSTKAADLDKAADGMYGALRQLIGDFDNLVGRSALTHSGEAAQLLQDLEAVAKKIQTDYHVMMEYSDTQPNVLQASRTAENHTSRLIPTLKKRAAEMDDMLNYATQARNAIASDSVGFMRNITEITTLHSSVKNQISVLNQAEDDMTTFDYLRLIHQLPYMYASFVSEAVRRREWSDKIKTDSSTLANEMALFQDEESKRRRKWHKMVGSMYGRDKVEANILGLEVNLLGEEETWPSMTKRDLEEFLEHLQRQQAEVDIIDDVTKLVNELSSPTKQQSKRLKAFKNGSVHEAALGRSGLMIRGDDDLLRSLQDDKSKLENKLKTAESRVRRLEDLLHRQSAASRPGIGGLFGHERNDSTNSIKSTAPSEDHHRATGHPEALLQRIQQLENELNNRRSPDNSEALNLRIQQLESELNNRPASQGSEIQLQRIQQLERELNAEKEKCAAFEKDLSVRATAHDDVKGRMEEANSTKKELLENMEALQREFVEERKSLENEIKGLKARIEDTEDEIENFDESRENEKATYIERMHELEAEVERLQKEQKDEALKTQGQVEFLRNEARLQREQNESLDKQLRTANDEAKKLAKILGSTQDTADTQLKALRDVHDQLSPNDDITEDLNDLIDALVYRATDVAAKMKTLESDKSILKADLEQAEEHAKVLKTEISETKDNLALEEDSSRQLRENLDVEKAKVAALEQEAAESREQLDQLRAKIADGETGSESLRKKLDEGQERISSLTEELASRQSQVGSLEEELRLCKEKMDKSRAKLTAVFSHFESRSEKTKDLTQRLYSQNDRLCRLLERLGFAVTRQNSTMTIQKVPRSERGTTSQMHNANDSSDPSQSMIRRSGMLISRTLADSTDLELLYWMNGTDTDTETDKYEAFMTRLGSFDMDLFAETVYRRVKDVEHLARKLQRDARAYREKAHTLQRDSHEKIAFKHFKEGDLALFLPTRNQTAGAWAAFNVGFPHYFLRETDAHRLRSREWLVARITRIQERVVDLSKSLHKQLPDNDSVNGEEDDNPFQLSDGLRWYLIDAHEDKPGAPATPGLGKSTIAANTVEAMADMHTHAQANGKDKQRANPHSIEGVSKALSKSLESRRSSSNSKKALPFAVGGGAALLKGNALGSETNSLRAVAPDTPTETSPPGDLLGSSANGHEHSGQAGQASSPLAEEGHPAQAGDERPTSPEVRSTIDSLIGP